Proteins found in one Pseudomonas sp. P8_241 genomic segment:
- a CDS encoding DUF6586 family protein: protein MAHELYTRTNQKIYFAGLSLEALAKAEEGRAMNSLALIQAGRESALFHLYGALLGLCHEIAGFYRLPQANAPRAELLLTREVLDAIAIPEMAEMVELANNPETWLAKLLSAHAALFQPPRAPRKPKGDVTQPLILAVNLDEEDAPEELSRDELESWRQNLKGLAIRFREGLNEC, encoded by the coding sequence ATGGCCCACGAACTCTATACCCGTACCAACCAGAAGATTTACTTCGCCGGCCTGTCGCTTGAAGCGCTCGCAAAAGCGGAGGAGGGGCGGGCGATGAATTCCCTGGCCCTGATTCAGGCCGGTCGCGAATCAGCGCTGTTTCACCTGTACGGAGCGCTGCTGGGCCTGTGCCACGAGATTGCCGGATTCTATCGTTTGCCCCAGGCCAATGCTCCTCGTGCAGAGTTGCTGTTGACTCGCGAAGTGTTGGACGCCATCGCCATCCCGGAAATGGCCGAAATGGTCGAGTTGGCCAATAACCCGGAAACATGGCTGGCCAAACTGCTGTCTGCCCATGCCGCGCTTTTTCAACCGCCACGCGCGCCTCGCAAGCCTAAAGGGGATGTCACACAGCCGCTGATCCTCGCCGTCAACCTGGATGAAGAGGACGCGCCTGAAGAGTTGAGCCGGGATGAGCTGGAGAGCTGGCGTCAGAACCTTAAAGGGTTGGCGATCCGTTTTCGCGAAGGGTTGAACGAGTGCTGA
- the sulA gene encoding SOS-induced cell division inhibitor SulA has translation MHFPQTSPQQAQLSLFEAFMAQPLAPILKDVAEAPWSAEPEVFSELSLRGAAGNCLNLLAPILRELSQDQDARWLTLIAPPASLTQTWLRDAGLNRERILLLQPRGSQSAQQLTCEALRLGRSHTVVSWLNPLNANSRQQLISAARIGDAQSLNIRLG, from the coding sequence ATGCACTTCCCACAGACTTCACCACAGCAAGCCCAACTGTCACTGTTCGAGGCATTCATGGCGCAGCCATTGGCGCCGATCCTCAAAGACGTGGCCGAGGCGCCCTGGAGCGCCGAACCCGAGGTTTTCAGTGAGTTGTCGCTGCGTGGCGCAGCCGGGAACTGCCTGAACCTTCTCGCACCGATTCTCAGGGAACTGAGCCAGGACCAGGACGCTCGCTGGCTCACACTGATTGCCCCGCCAGCCAGCCTGACTCAAACCTGGTTACGCGATGCCGGCCTGAACCGCGAACGCATTCTCTTGCTGCAACCACGCGGCAGCCAGAGTGCACAGCAACTGACCTGCGAGGCATTGCGCCTGGGTCGTAGCCACACGGTTGTCAGCTGGCTCAACCCGTTAAACGCCAATTCGCGGCAGCAGCTGATCAGCGCCGCTCGTATTGGCGATGCTCAAAGCTTGAATATTCGACTGGGTTAA